One region of Pan paniscus chromosome 5, NHGRI_mPanPan1-v2.0_pri, whole genome shotgun sequence genomic DNA includes:
- the H1-2 gene encoding histone H1.2: MSETAPAAPAAAPPAEKAPVKKKAAKKAGGTPRKASGPPVSELITKAVAASKERSGVSLAALKKALAAAGYDVEKNNSRIKLGLKSLVSKGTLVQTKGTGASGSFKLNKKAASGEAKPKVKKAGGTKPKKPVGATKKPKKAAGGATPKKSAKKTPKKAKKPAAATVTKKVAKSPKKAKVAKPKKAAKSAAKAVKPKAAKPKVVKPKKAAPKKK; the protein is encoded by the coding sequence ATGTCCGAGACTGCTCCTGCCGCTCCCGCTGCCGCGCCTCCTGCGGAGAAGGCTCCTGTAAAGAAGAAGGCGGCCAAAAAGGCTGGGGGGACGCCTCGTAAGGCGTCCGGTCCCCCGGTGTCAGAGCTCATCACCAAGGCTGTGGCCGCCTCTAAAGAGCGCAGCGGAGTTTCTCTGGCTGCTCTGAAAAAAGCGTTGGCTGCCGCCGGCTATGATGTGGAGAAAAACAACAGCCGTATCAAACTTGGTCTCAAGAGCCTGGTGAGCAAGGGCACTCTGGTGCAGACGAAAGGCACCGGTGCTTCTGGCTCCTTTAAACTCAACAAGAAGGCAGCCTCCGGGGAAGCCAAGCCCAAGGTTAAAAAGGCGGGCGGAACCAAACCTAAGAAGCCAGTTGGGGCAACCAAGAAGCCCAAGAAGGCGGCTGGCGGCGCAACTCCGAAGAAGAGCGCTAAGAAAACACCGAAGAAAGCGAAGAAGCCGGCCGCGGCCACTGTGACCAAGAAAGTGGCTAAGAGCCCAAAGAAGGCCAAGGTTGCGAAGCCCAAGAAAGCTGCCAAAAGTGCTGCTAAGGCTGTGAAGCCCAAGGCCGCTAAGCCCAAGGTTGTCAAGCCTAAGAAGGCGGCGCCCAAGAAGAAATAG